From a region of the Trichoderma atroviride chromosome 6, complete sequence genome:
- a CDS encoding uncharacterized protein (EggNog:ENOG41), with protein sequence MSYELADALNLSQIERKALDYYRSHFSYFRSVKGFLWSEYSIYLTAATNSNMILHLILAISLRGLARDTQDANASRLSTAHLHKGLMLLHKQLEGKNSEIMEVMISFWFLALFTMESDSAIGRIQRQELSKKVYQYSRAYLLDEVCGPPNAIMATQSSSENSSARISMVMKILCMIANLDVQLNIFGYGGELSDFCYEKDRMRHIQQMAHNYLELNHGREYPYCELAYDIESSECGRVYQDQHRLYHWINQLFWCGVGDYQSIEKDIEAQEEKYRSFFRIAHRDSMEDGDYSRLHFQIDAAVCEFYAIRLYHFRCQSERLPGEKVQNWVTSYLQIAYRLQQSKVRYHWIDKSLFLVGSETRDPIHRDWIQRRMLREDLKRALKCVWQREKMLGRRLGREEFQTILRDEADVYDPASTTI encoded by the exons ATGTCCTACGAGTTGGCCGACGCACTCAATCTTAGCCAGATTGAGAGGAAAGCATTAGATTATTATCGAAGCCACTTTTCATACTTTCGAAGTGTCAAGGGATTCCTATGGTCAGAGTATTCCATCTATCTTACTGCGGCAACTAATAGCAACATGATACTCCATCTCATCCTGGCAATCTCACTTCGGGGCTTGGCTCGAGATACACAAGATGCCAACGCCTCGCGACTGAGCACAGCCCACTTACACAAAGGACTAATGCTCTTGCATAAGCAACTAGAAGGAAAGAACAGCGAAATCATGGAAGTCATGATATCGTTTTggttcttggccttgttcaCAATGGAAAGTGACTCTGCAATCGGCCGTATCCAACGCCAGGAGTTGAGCAAGAAGGTGTATCAATACTCACGGGCATACCTATTGGATGAAGTTTGCGGTCCACCTAATGCCATCATGGCTACACAGTCATCCAGTGAAAACAGCTCGGCGAGAATCAGCATGGTGATGAAAATACTTTGCATGATTGCTAACTTGGACGTGCAACTCAACATCTTTGGCTACGGCGGAGAACTTTCTGATTTTTGCTATGAGAAGGATCGTATGCGTCACATACAGCAGATGGCTCACAATTATCTAGAGTTGAACCATGGAAGGGAGTATCCGTATTGTGAGCTCGCCTACGACATTGAGAGTTCAGAATGTGGCAGAGTCTACCAAGATCAACACAGGCTTTATCACTGGATAAACCAACTGTTTTGGTGTGGAGTTGGTGACTACCAGAGCATCGAGAAAGATATAGAAGCACAAGAAGAG AAATATCGATCTTTCTTTCGAATCGCTCATCGCGACAGTATGGAGGATGGCGACTACTCTCGGCTACACTTTCagattgatgctgccgtATGCGAGTTTTACGCCATTCGCCTGTATCACTTCCGCTGCCAGAGCGAGAGATTGCCTGGTGAAAAGGTCCAGAACTGGGTCACGTCATATTTACAGATTGCCTATCGACTACAGCAGTCAAAAGTCCGCTATCACTGGATTGACAAGTCTTTATTTCTGGTAGGGTCTGAAACGCGGGATCCAATCCACAGAGACTGGATTCAGCGACGGATGCTTCGAGAAGACTTGAAGAGGGCATTGAAGTGTGTAtggcaaagggaaaagatgcTTGGAAGGCGACTTGGTCGTGAAGAATTTCAGACAATATTGCGTGATGAGGCCGACGTATATGATCCTGCTTCCACTACAATATAG
- a CDS encoding uncharacterized protein (EggNog:ENOG41): protein MPSKSPIHHETPVLVVGGGPVGLILSLQLARFGINCMLAERNLETTKWPKMDCTNVRSMELFRRLGIAEGFREIAVPPQYSFDVIYTTGLSDDGEEVARWNLDSVDTWRQRINEQNDGSMPREPYQRCSQAVLEAWLKPRIQDGKFIDGHFGLKFESFTETDDGVDSVLTDVTTGDQHIVHSKYLVGCDGAGSRVRRSVGIDLIGGPVPSAMMLIHFKSRDLTKLHKLGQFWHIAFSNGSILIAQDEVDTWTLHVPVAIGADWEKIDPVEAIYKGLGTPSTPYPIKVDKILVRSAWRPNICVAEKYASPSRRIFLAGDSAHQNIPTGGYGMNTGIGDGFDLGWKLAAILKGYGGKGLLESYELERLPVATKNIDQSGAFWEVWRQVWDWSAEAGVEVLLSQGEEGKALRAKMANWVSTNNSENRAHGIELGYRYNASPIVVPDTEVAEPRWDLDHYIPSTWPGARPPHVFLSDGKTSIFDLFGQGYTIVDFTKEGKWADAFADAALQLKVPLQKVHLPQEKHVQEIWERTAVLVRPDDHVAWRAPLSDKAPAMKAIDILKIAVGQTPNTEIGAGIEHKNKILDDVHKKGFSGTIGNIDQNEVSMKAAFQK, encoded by the exons ATGCCTAGCAAGAGT CCTATCCATCACGAAACGCCAGTTTTGGTGGTTGGTGGAGGCCCTGTCGGGCTGATTCTCTCCCTCCAGCTGGCTCGCTTTGGCATCAATTGTATGCTGGCCGAGCGCAATTTGGAGACGACAAAATGGCCGAAAATGGACTGCACCAACGTTCGCAGCATGGAGCTATTCAGGCGTTTGGGAATAGCCGAGGGTTTCCGGGAAATAG CCGTGCCACCGCAATACTCCTTTGATGTGATTTATACTACGGGACTATCggacgatggagaagaagtagCGAGATGG AATTTGGATTCCGTCGATACTTGGCGACAGCGTATAAACGAGCAGAACGATGGCTCAATGCCGCGGGAGCCATACCAGCGATGCTCTCAGGCTGTCCTAGAGGCCTGGCTCAAGCCTCGAATTCAAGATGGGAAATTTATTGACGGACATTTTGGTCTCAAGTTTGAGTCATTTACAGAGACAGACGATGGAGTAGATTCAGTTCTCACCGACGTGACCACCGGCGACCAGCACATTGTCCATAGCAAATATCTTGTGGGCTGTGACGGGGCTGGTAGCCGTGTTCGTCGGTCAGTAGGAATTGACCTTATTGGCGGACCTGT TCCCTCGGCCATGATGTTGATCCATTTCAAATCTCGGGATCTCACCAAGTTGCACAAACTGGGCCAGTTTTGGCACATAGCATTTTCGAACGGAAGCATACTTATTGCGCAAGATGAGGTTGACACTTGGACGCTACATGTCCCAGTTGCTATCGGCGCTGATTGGGAAAAGATTGACCCGGTAGAAGCCATCTACAAAGGCCTGGGCACTCCATCAACGCCATATCCCATCAAGGTGGACAAGATCCTTGTCAGAAGCGCTTGGAGGCCAAACATTTGCGTAGCAGAGAAGTATGCTTCTCCCAGTCGGCGAATCTTTCTTGCAGGCGATTCGGCGCATCAGAACATACCAACTGGGGGTTACGGGATGAACACTGGAATCGGCGATGGCTTCGACCTTGGCTGGAAACTTGCTGCAATTTTGAAGGGATACGGCGGCAAAGGCCTCTTGGAGTCTTACGAGCTGGAGCGTCTGCCTGTTGCGACGAAGAATATCGATCAGTCGGGCGCCTTCTGGGAAGTGTGGCGGCAGGTTTGGGACTGGAGCGCCGAAGCTGGCGTAGAAGTGCTTTTATCACAGGGCGAAGAGGGAAAAGCGCTTAGAGCCAAGATGGCGAATTGGGTATCGACAAACAACAGCGAGAACCGAGCTCATGGTATCGAATTGGGCTATCGATACAACGCATCCCCTATCGTTGTTCCTGATACCGAGGTTGCAGAGCCCAGATGGGATCTCGACCATTATATCCCATCAACTTGGCCAGGAGCTCGACCACCACACGTGTTCCTGTCAGATGGAAAGACGAGCATCTTTGACTTGTTTGGCCAGGGCTACACTATTGTCGACTTTACCAAGGAGGGCAAATGGGCAGACGCTTTTGCTGATGCCGCTCTACAGCTCAAAGTGCCTTTGCAAAAGGTTCACTTGCCGCAAGAGAAGCACGTGCAGGAGATCTGGGAACGTACTGCAGTTCTTGTGAGGCCTGACGATCATGTGGCTTGGAGAGCTCCTCTCAGCGACAAGGCACCTGCGATGAAGGCGATTGATATTTTGAAGATTGCGGTAGGACAGACGCCTAATACGGAGATTGGAGCAGGCATTGAACACAAAAATAAGATTCTGGACGATGTCCACAAGAAGGGGTTTTCGGGGACAATTGGAAACATTGACCAAAATGAGGTGTCGATGAAGGCTGCGTTTCAGAAGTAG
- a CDS encoding uncharacterized protein (EggNog:ENOG41), whose amino-acid sequence MTKVLILGATGYLGKRLAETLVRSGQHRVYGVARSEAKAKALALAEVIPIICPDPVNEPKAYMDALRNHHIEVIVDVAGANQETAKFLSHAKEIGQGRLEIYAASGIRGPKLGFIYCSGTWVHGSSNTLLTDLDIVGPTAVTPPSALVSWRVGLENSILSTSNVLDIAVLRPALIYGHENTIWTPFILPLLEAARSGGLESVNIPLEADSRPALVHVDDVATGFQKAIENLSLINNGSTYPVFDLLTSQESMSEIFAAMASSWGYKGKWALVGSGDNLFAEAMSTTLRGSSSRAKQLLGWEPTRTNGFVADMDLYAAAFASQH is encoded by the coding sequence ATGACCAAAGTTCTTATTCTGGGAGCTACTGGCTATCTCGGCAAGAGGCTCGCCGAGACGTTGGTACGCAGCGGACAGCATAGAGTATATGGCGTTGCTCGCTCtgaagccaaggccaaggcacTGGCTCTCGCCGAAGTTATACCCATCATCTGTCCTGATCCGGTGAACGAGCCTAAAGCTTACATGGACGCTCTCCGCAATCACCACATCGAAGTCATCGTCGATGTTGCCGGCGCCAATCAGGAAACGGCCAAATTTTTAAGTCATGCCAAGGAAATTGGCCAAGGGCGCTTGGAAATCTACGCCGCTTCAGGTATCAGAGGCCCCAAGCTCGGCTTCATTTACTGCTCGGGTACCTGGGTCCATGGGTCTAGCAATACGCTGCTCACCGATCTCGATATTGTCGGTCCCACTGCTGTAACCCCTCCAAGTGCTCTGGTTTCATGGAGAGTTGGTCTCGAAAACTCTATCTTGTCTACGTCCAATGTCCTTGATATTGCGGTGTTGAGACCAGCATTGATCTATGGCCATGAAAACACTATCTGGACCCCATTTATCCTCCCACTTCTTGAAGCAGCTCGGAGTGGTGGTTTAGAATCCGTTAATATTCCTCTAGAAGCCGACTCTAGGCCCGCCCTCGTCCATGTAGATGATGTGGCAACTGGCTTCCAAAAGGCTATTGAGAATTTATCACTCATTAATAACGGTTCTACTTACCCAGTATTCGATCTACTGACTAGCCAAGAAAGCATGTCTGAGATTTTcgcggccatggcttctAGCTGGGGATATAAAGGAAAATGGGCCTTGGTTGGAAGCGGAGACAATTTGTTTGCAGAAGCCATGAGCACGACTCTGCGTGGATCATCATCACGAGCGAAGCAATTGCTGGGCTGGGAGCCTACAAGAACAAACGGTTTTGTTGCAGACATGGATCTATACGCAGCTGCATTTGCCTCTCAACACTGA
- a CDS encoding uncharacterized protein (BUSCO:EOG092D4199), whose amino-acid sequence MRPLTEEETQAVFKKLAEYTGASLKNIIAPQEDGDRNVFRLSQNRVYVVRLSMANLATSIARDNLLSLGTCLGKFTKSGKFRIHITALPILAEHARHKLWIRPNGVMPFLYGGNIVKAHVGRFSEDCPEHQGLVVYTMDDVPLGFGVSARSTAESRRLDPTGVVCFRQADCGEYLRDEDTLFQSG is encoded by the exons ATGCGCCCCCTCACCGAAGAAGAGACGCAAGCCGtcttcaagaagctggccgagtaCACCGGCGCCTCGCTCAAAAACATCATTGCGCCccaggaagatggcgatCGCAACGTCTTCCGCCTGTCGCAGAACCGAGTCTACGTCGTTCGACTCTCCATGGCCAATCTGGCAACGTCAATTGCCCGTGACAACCTGCTTTCTCTAGGAACTTGCCTTG GCAAATTCACAAAGTCTGGCAAATTCCGAATCCACATCACGGCCCTTCCGATCCTCGCCGAGCACGCGCGACACAAGCTCTGGATCCGCCCCAACGGCGTCATGCCCTTCCTCTACGGCGGCAACATTGTCAAGGCGCACGTCGGCCGCTTCTCCGAGGACTGCCCCGAGCACCAGGGCCTGGTTGTCTACACCATGGACGACGTTCCTCTGGGTTTCGGCGTCAGCGCTCGCAGCACTGCAGAGAGCAGGAGACTTGATCCCACCGGCGTTGTTTGCTTCCGACAGGCTGATTGCGGCGAATATCTGCGTGACGAAGATACCCTGTTCCAGTCCGGCTAG
- a CDS encoding uncharacterized protein (EggNog:ENOG41): protein MTTGPGDDVAEKPREKLKRSRNGCINCRTRRVKCDEKQPACGRCSSLDLPCHKPEPPIPLKIRRRGHGPVKSRNILRWEPPKLLPNTHQTTPDCQPASSANITNRASVRQIDSPADLDSISSTAGITHGVGSLEFMEPISWSNDMDRLIASPGEEIANQLAAVSVTAAGSIATPPTPSI, encoded by the exons ATGACAACCGGACCAGGAGACGATGTGGCTGAGAAGCCTCgagagaagttgaagagaTCAAGAAATG GCTGTATCAACTGCAGAACAAGGCGCGTAAAATGCGATGAGAAGCAGCCAGCTTGTGGGAGATGCTCCTCTCTGGATCTACCCTGTCACAAGCCTGAGCCCCCAATTCCGCTCAAAATTCGCAGACGTGGGCATGGTCCTGTTAAATCTAGGAACATCCTACGCTGGGAGCCTCCGAAACTCTTGCCGAATACCCATCAAACTACCCCAGACTGCCAACCAGCATCATCCGCCAATATTACCAATCGCGCATCTGTTCGACAAATCGACTCCCCAGCGGATCTTGACAGCATTAGCTCCACTGCAGGCATTACACATGGCGTTGGATCATTGGAGTTTATGGAGCCTATATCCTGGAGTAATGATATGGATCGTCTCATTGCATCACCTGGGGAAGAAATAGCCAACCAGCTCGCGGCAGTCTCGGTAACGGCGGCAGGGTCAATAGCCACCCCCCCTACGCCAAGCATTTGA